ACCAATTAACTGCCAACACATATAAACAGTTTCTAAAGACATAATTAGGTGCTATATATCTAAGGTATTGACTCCCACTTACATTTCAGTACAGTTAAAACAACAGGCTGAGATGTTTGACTCCTCATGGTTTTGTTGTTAAAGGCCTGACAACTGTAGTTTCCACTCTGACTCAAACGGATGGAGACCAGTCTGAGCTCTGGTCCAGTGtcagacagtttgtctccattCAGGAACCAGTAATACAGCGCTGCAGGTCTGGAGACAGCTGAGCACGTCAGGCCGACGTCCGACCCCTCGTCGTAGTGTTCTTGTGCTGGAGACACTGTCAGATTAATGTTTTCTGGGCCCACTGTGGcgagaaaacataaaaaagataTGGCCGCCAGTAAAACAAGGGAACCACAACAAAGGGAACATCATAGTAAAGTTAGTGGCTTGAGGAAAAAGGTTTATGTGATATGCAGCTTGTGCTTTATATCAGTCAAATGCAGAAATAACCAGGACAATAACAAAAAGTTACTCAGACATATTTCAACGaacatcaggaacatgtcaCTTAGCAACTCACAGATGATGAGGAGGTTGACTGGAGCAGTGGTGCCGCTACTGACAGGATTAAACACACGACACCTGAAGGGTCCCTGGTCGTAACGGGTCACATTATATATGATGAGAGAGGAGTTTCCATCGGCGAGCTGAACTCTGTCGCTGGGCGTGACCTCCGAGCTGCCGTTCATCCAGAGGAAGGAGAGCGAGGatccagaggaggagcaggacagaCGGACGGAGCTGTTGAACTCAAACATGACGGTGCCGCTGGCGTTCATTTCTATATTAGACACTGGAACTGTGCGAGAAGAATGGATACATTTTATGCATTTTAAACGATGACAACATGAGTCACGAGTTTTGCAACAGGCTAGGCAGAGCAGGCAATTGCTTGGGGCCCCAAACTTAGAAGGGGTCCCCGAGAATGGCTGGTTACGTTAGTCCACATGCATCAGCAATTTTCGGagaacccccttaaattcagcAATCGGCAACATGCAGGAGACTGCAGCAATTCCATGGATGGAAACCACCGAACAAGGCTTCATTAGCTTCACTAGCACTAGTAAttttagctgtttggttgaagactacAACGTctaaatgcatgtgtgttgggggggtggCTGGTTCAATATAGTCCCTTCacctggggcccccaaagtcccttgaaacacaCCTGCCACCAGTTGACACTAAAACACCATCTTGTTTAATGTGTCACATCAATATAAGAACATTCATTCCCACTCACCCAGTACAGTTACAGCTGGCACTTGAGCTGTTTGAGATCTCTGAGTTTTGTTGTTGAAGGCCTGACAGCTGTAGTTTCCACTCTGACTCTGCTGGACGTGGATCAGTCTGAGCTCCGGGTCAGCGTCAGACAGTCTGTCTCCGTTCAGGAACCAGTAATACTGGGCTGCAGGTCTAGAGACAGCTGAGCAGGACAGGCTGATGTTGGAACCTGCCACGTGGTATTCTTGTGGCGGATTGAGTGttacactgatgttttctggcccatctgcagagaagaagaatgaatGTGCACCAATCAAAATAGTAGAAAATTAAGGGAAAAGGTATGAATGATCAGATGCTCAATATGAAGGCCCCATGAAGCTGCTTCTTTTGAAATTTCGCACTAATTTACTTCAGCTCTGGGGTTTTAAGGGAAAATGCAGCAAGACTCACAGCTGATGGAGAGGTTGACTGGGTCACTGGTGCCGTTACTGAAAGGATTGAACACGTTACACCTGAATGGTCCCTGGTCGTAACGGGTCACATTGACTATAGTGAGAACGGAGCCGGCTGTGATCGTAGAGCTGCCGTTCAGCCAGAGGTAAGAGAGGGAGGATCCAGAGGCGGAGCAGGACAGACGGATGGAGCTGAACTCCACCaggtctgtgctgctgctcggtGTTACCGTTACCCTGGAGACCGGCACTgtggattaaaaacacaacacaaatcatgAATGAGTGAATAATGACAATcactgatgaaaatgtattatgttCAGTACAGGGTATAGATATCTACATTGTTTCTGTGTCAGATGCAAGTGAACAATCACAAAATAAGATTCTATACATTTGCAGGATGGGATAATATACCCTCAGCCGTCTTGGACAACTGTAATATGGTTTTATTTactattcattttattaatctttttaatacattgtttttttagttctgtttttatctctgcatGGTAAAGTGACTTTGAGTGCTGTGAAAGGCGCctttaaatacaatttgttattattaatattacctAGTTGTTCCCTGTTTGTCGCATATGTAATTACAATATTCATGATACAATGTCATGGAAGGACCCatgatgttgatgttttcacttatttccAAGACAATAATTATAtaggtggaaaaaaaaatcaggcatatttagggggctgatatttatgagtgtgagcaatgtggtgcagcttgattgaatttaaagggacttttgggccttagtggaggtttgcactcttCTGAATGCTATTCCAGTTTATAGTGTGGTCAGTATGTTCTTCATTGTGACAGTGATGCATCAACTTACCTTCTAACAGCAGTCGGCAGCTTCCTTTCTGCTGCGCGGCACCATTTGGTATGATGGTGACTTTGTATTCGCCGCTGTCGTTAATAGTCAGATTACTAAGCTCCAGAGATCCAGTAGATCTGATGAGTTTCACCCGGCCTTTATACAGTGGTCCAATTATATCTGCACTAGTCGAGGTTATTATACTAACACTAGAACCTTGGCTATTCTCAAAACTCCAGGTGACAACCACGAATGGTATCTCAGGTGGAGTCACGGTTGTGGTGAACGTCACCGTCTCTCCGACAACGGCAGTCAGACTGTCAGGTAGCACGCCAGCTCCATGGATTACACCTGGAGGAGGCAGACACAGGTCACTGAGAGAATGTAAACAATTCTAATAActtgtaaaatgtaataacatGAACTTGTAAACAACTTgaaaaaaacagcattaaaTAAAATCCACTCTTCAATACTGTTAGTGCAAGAAAATCTAAGTCAGGTGCAACCGCTTctttggtaataaatgtgaacacacacacacacacacacacacacacacacacacacacacacacacacacacacacagagagagaaagagcgaagATTATTAAAGCTTATCTGTCTATCTCAAATCTCCTACTAACAAGATAAGATTTACATAAACACATGAGAACTTAGTTCTCCTGCATGTTTTCATTACCAATTTCATAttatcaaaattaaattatacaaaatatcaatttgtttgaaaacaaactaaaatctAAAAGCAGCAGgtctttttatcttttagattataagaaattaaaaattaaaaatatataagaagGATTATTCTTATGCTCTCTATAATCAACATTGAGGTGGAATAATACCGAATAATAACCTGAGTAATCATGAGCTGACAATAATCGTGTGGTTTTAGAGTCAAATATTTCTCACAAGCAAAAGAAAACCTTTCTTAAATACTGAAATGGTAAAAGCTCACCTGAGATGGCTCCCAGGAAGATCAGCAGTATCACAGATGTTTCCATATCTATCGCAGCCTCAGGCACatagaaagtgtttttttgtgagaGGAGGTGCTGTTAAtacatgtggaggaggaggaaccgTGCACTTCTTCTGTGGTGATTAGCCCTGGACTCTGCCATCGAATGACAGCAGTGAAAACCAATGAGCAATATAGCCTTGCAGATAATGTG
Above is a genomic segment from Hippoglossus stenolepis isolate QCI-W04-F060 chromosome 8, HSTE1.2, whole genome shotgun sequence containing:
- the LOC118113708 gene encoding carcinoembryonic antigen-related cell adhesion molecule 5-like, which produces MKRVILPSYPGVVVFIGVIHGAGVLPDSLTAVVGETVTFTTTVTPPEIPFVVVTWSFENSQGSSVSIITSTSADIIGPLYKGRVKLIRSTGSLELSNLTINDSGEYKVTIIPNGAAQQKGSCRLLLEVPVSRVTVTPSSSTDLVEFSSIRLSCSASGSSLSYLWLNGSSTITAGSVLTIVNVTRYDQGPFRCNVFNPFSNGTSDPVNLSISYGPENISVTLNPPQEYHVAGSNISLSCSAVSRPAAQYYWFLNGDRLSDADPELRLIHVQQSQSGNYSCQAFNNKTQRSQTAQVPAVTVLVPVSNIEMNASGTVMFEFNSSVRLSCSSSGSSLSFLWMNGSSEVTPSDRVQLADGNSSLIIYNVTRYDQGPFRCRVFNPVSSGTTAPVNLLIILGPENINLTVSPAQEHYDEGSDVGLTCSAVSRPAALYYWFLNGDKLSDTGPELRLVSIRLSQSGNYSCQAFNNKTMRSQTSQPVVLTVLKSNVSDVVITPSATDLIEFNSSVSLSCSSSGPSLSFLWLNGSSEVTASDRVQLTDDGATLTIINVTRYDQGPFRCQVLNNSNSTSDPVKLSISFGPENINLKLFPSQQHYEEGSDIKLLCSAVSRPAATYYWFLNGERLSATGPELQLVKIEQSHSGKYSCQAFNSKTLRYETSDPAVVLILVPVANITVTQSSSTDLLEFHSSVSLSCFSPGSFLSFLWLNGSSEVTASDRVQLSDGGSNLTIFNVTRYDQGPFRCNVSNGVTYGISQSINIIIQYGPDNVNIVGPTSIHAGVITMLYCSSVSVPPAKFTWMFQGKPTTVQEAVYVIQSGRNSDSGTYTCMAENTVTGQSQTVHHGLTVTDKLSVKARHSDVYKITGTTQESQL